Below is a window of Fluviibacter phosphoraccumulans DNA.
GCAGCACGCGATAGCGCGGCGGCACGTTCGACAGGTTCGGCAAATGGCGCGCCAAGCTGTAGAGCGTTTCATAGTGAATAAACACGGCAATGGCGATGAGGGCGCCATTCAGTGTCCAGGTCAGAAAGGAGTGCATGCAAGCGTTTAGTCGGTGATTTGCGCCATCCTAGCATTTTCATGAGGCGGTGCTGATTTGCCCGTGCGCCACCGCACCATAACGGGGCGACGACGACGCGCTTGCACCACGGCAGGGCGCCGGATGCGATCGCTGCCATGGTTGCGAACGAAATGCCTAAGCTATGCGGGGCTGATCGTGTTGGCACACTTCTTGTATTACCTAGGGTGATATTTATTCGCACGTGCGAGGATCACCATGTTTGATGAAATGTTGCTGGAAAACGGCACTGTCCGCCCTCACTACGCCGGTTTTGACCGCTGGAAGTCGAGTCGTGAGTCTGGCTTTCTGGAGAGCAAGAAGGCTGAAGCCGATCATTTGTTCCGCCAGGTCGGGATTACCTTCTCGGTTTACGGGGATGACGTGGGTACCGAGCGACTGATTCCTTTCGATCTGGTGCCGCGCATTATTCCGGCGTCGCAATGGGCGCGGCTGGAAAAGGGTCTGGCGCAGCGCGTTCAGGCACTGAACCTGTTTCTAAAAGACGTTTACGGGCGTGGCGACATTTTGCGCGCCGGTATTATTCCGGCCAACCGCGTGCTCGGTAATGCGCAGTTCCGTAAAGAAATGCTGGAACTCAATGTGCCGTCCGGCATTTACTCCATGATCGCCGGCATTGACCTGGTTTGTGTGGGTGAGGACGAATGGTACGTGCTGGAAGACAATCTGCGCGTGCCATCGGGTGTGTCTTATATGCTCGAGAACCGCAAAATGATGATGCGGCTTTTCCCGGACCTGTTCAGTGCTCACCGTATTGCCCCGGTGGCGCATTACCCGGACCTGTTGCTCGAAACGCTGCGCCAGGGTGCACCGGATGCCCAGGAAGACCCGACAGTCGTCGTGCTGACCCCCGGTCTCTACAACTCGGCCTATTTTGAGCATGCCTTCCTGGCGCAACAGATGGGCGTCGAGCTGGTCGAAGGCAAGGATCTGATCGTGGAAGACGACACGGTCTACATGCAGACGACGCACGGCAAAAAGCGGGTTGATGTGATTTATCGCCGTATTGATGATGACTATCTGGACCCGGAAGTCTTTAATGCAGACTCTATGCTGGGCGTGCGTGGCCTCATGCGTGCCTATCGTGCCGGTCGGGTGACTTTGGCCAATGCCGTCGGTACGGGCGTTGCCGATGACAAGTCGATCTATCCCTATGTGCCTGACATGATCCGTTTCTATCTGGGTCAGGAGCCAATTCTGCACAATGTGCCGACGCACATCTGTTCGGAAGCCGACTCGCTCAGTTATGTGTTGGATAACCTAGAAAAGCTGGTCGTTAAAGAGGTTCACGGGGCGGGTGGTTACGGCATGCTGATTGGTCCTTCTGCCTCCAAGGCGGAAATCGCCGAGTTCCGCGCCAAGCTGATTGCGCAGCCCGACGCCTATATTGCCCAGCCAACCTTGTCATTGTCGACCTGTCCGACGATGGTAGAAAAAGGTATTGCACCTCGCCATATCGATCTACGTCCTTTCGTGCTGACCTCGCCGTCGGGCGTGCGCATGGTGCCGGGCGGTCTGACCCGTGTGGCGCTTCAGGAAGGCTCTTTGGTCGTTAACTCATCTCAGGGTGGCGGCACCAAAGACACCTGGGTTGCCGCTGACTAATCGATCCGAATCACGCTTAATTACTGCCGTAAATTTTAAGGATGTCACATGCTTTCCCGCACCGCTGATAGTCTGTACTGGATGGCGCGCTACACCGAGCGCGCCGAAAACACGGCCCGACTGATTGATATCGGTCTGCAACAGTCGCTATTGCCTGGCCAGCAGCGTGAGGCTGAGGCCAGCTTGGCTGGCATGCTGGGTCTGGCTGAGCTGCTACCGATTTATCAGAAAAAATTCGGTGATGTGAATCCCGAATCGGTGATTCGTTTTATGGTGTTGGACGACGAAAATCCTTCGTCCATCTGGTGCAGCCTGCACAATGCCCGCGAAAATGCGCGTGCCGTGCGTGGCCAGATCACGACGGGTCTCTGGGAAATAACTAACAGCACCTGGCTGGAGTTTTTGAAGCTCTGTGATGAGGGTTTGCCACTCAATGATCCGGGCAAGTTCTTTGAATGGGTGCAGATGCGTTCACACCTCTCACGGGGGGTCACGATCGGCACGATGCTCAAGGATGAGGCATTCCGCTTTATTCGCCTGGGTACCTTTCTGGAGCGGGCTGATAGCACCGCGCGCATGATCGATGTCCGCTTCCACGACATTGAGTCGCAGGAAGCCAGAACGGCCGAACAGGACGCCGAGGCGCCAGAGCAAGCCGTGCGCGATTTTTACCACTGGGAAGCCGTGCTGCGCTCGTTGTCTTCGTTCGAGGCCTACCGTAAGGTCTTCCGGGATACCATCAGCGGCACCCGCGTTGCCGAACTTTTGATCCTGAATCCCGATATGCCACGCTCGATTGCCTCCTGCATGAACGAAGTGGTGGCCAATCTCCGCGAAGTGGGTAACGGTAACTCCGGAGAAACCCGTCGCCGCGCCGGCAAATTGGCGGCCACGCTCCAGTTTCTGACGATCGAAGAGATTATGGAGACTGGATTGCATGACTGGCTGACAAAATTATTAGCCGATATTGATGATCTGGGCGGTAGAATTCGTCAGGATTTTCTTGTTCTCTGACGTTTCCAGATACATATGACTTATTGCGTAGCCCTGCGGCTCAATGCCGGCCTTGTTTTTTTGTCTGACGCGCGTACCAACGCCGGTATCGATCAGATCAGCACCTTTCGTAAGATGAGCCTGGTCGAACGACCGGGTGACCGCGTCATCGTGATGATGTCGGCCGGTAATCTGGCCATCACCCAGGCCGTACGTCAGGTCC
It encodes the following:
- a CDS encoding alpha-E domain-containing protein; translated protein: MLSRTADSLYWMARYTERAENTARLIDIGLQQSLLPGQQREAEASLAGMLGLAELLPIYQKKFGDVNPESVIRFMVLDDENPSSIWCSLHNARENARAVRGQITTGLWEITNSTWLEFLKLCDEGLPLNDPGKFFEWVQMRSHLSRGVTIGTMLKDEAFRFIRLGTFLERADSTARMIDVRFHDIESQEARTAEQDAEAPEQAVRDFYHWEAVLRSLSSFEAYRKVFRDTISGTRVAELLILNPDMPRSIASCMNEVVANLREVGNGNSGETRRRAGKLAATLQFLTIEEIMETGLHDWLTKLLADIDDLGGRIRQDFLVL
- a CDS encoding circularly permuted type 2 ATP-grasp protein — translated: MFDEMLLENGTVRPHYAGFDRWKSSRESGFLESKKAEADHLFRQVGITFSVYGDDVGTERLIPFDLVPRIIPASQWARLEKGLAQRVQALNLFLKDVYGRGDILRAGIIPANRVLGNAQFRKEMLELNVPSGIYSMIAGIDLVCVGEDEWYVLEDNLRVPSGVSYMLENRKMMMRLFPDLFSAHRIAPVAHYPDLLLETLRQGAPDAQEDPTVVVLTPGLYNSAYFEHAFLAQQMGVELVEGKDLIVEDDTVYMQTTHGKKRVDVIYRRIDDDYLDPEVFNADSMLGVRGLMRAYRAGRVTLANAVGTGVADDKSIYPYVPDMIRFYLGQEPILHNVPTHICSEADSLSYVLDNLEKLVVKEVHGAGGYGMLIGPSASKAEIAEFRAKLIAQPDAYIAQPTLSLSTCPTMVEKGIAPRHIDLRPFVLTSPSGVRMVPGGLTRVALQEGSLVVNSSQGGGTKDTWVAAD